A genomic segment from Sulfuritalea hydrogenivorans sk43H encodes:
- the hpaI gene encoding 4-hydroxy-2-oxoheptanedioate aldolase yields MEMPRNEFKRMLREKRLQVGLFVALANTYSMEILATAGFDWLLIDGEHAPNNPATVLPQLQAAAPYPVQLVVRPVNHDTALIKQYLDIGAQTLLVPMVESVSEAAALVRAVRYPPQGMRGVGTSLARAARWNAVRDYAKHANDEICLIVQIESRQGLANLDAILMVEGVDGIFIGPADLAASMGYLGQSGHPEVKAAIEDAVKRIAATGKAAGVFVSEPKLARHYLDCGASFIAVGGDVTLLRTAALKLAASFRDPKVDSGGTLP; encoded by the coding sequence ATGGAGATGCCGCGCAATGAATTCAAGCGGATGCTCCGCGAGAAGCGGTTGCAGGTCGGACTGTTCGTTGCCCTCGCCAATACCTACAGCATGGAAATTCTTGCCACGGCCGGTTTCGACTGGCTGCTGATCGACGGCGAACACGCACCCAACAACCCGGCCACTGTCCTGCCGCAATTGCAGGCGGCGGCGCCGTATCCGGTGCAACTGGTGGTGCGGCCGGTGAATCACGACACGGCCCTGATCAAGCAGTATCTCGACATCGGCGCGCAGACGCTGCTGGTGCCGATGGTCGAAAGCGTCTCCGAAGCGGCGGCGCTGGTGCGTGCCGTGCGCTACCCGCCGCAGGGCATGCGCGGCGTCGGCACCTCGCTGGCGCGTGCCGCGCGCTGGAACGCGGTCAGGGATTACGCGAAGCATGCCAATGACGAAATCTGCCTGATCGTGCAGATCGAATCGCGGCAAGGGCTCGCCAACCTCGACGCGATCCTGATGGTCGAGGGCGTGGACGGCATTTTCATCGGCCCGGCCGATCTCGCGGCTTCGATGGGTTATCTGGGCCAGTCGGGGCATCCGGAGGTCAAGGCCGCGATCGAGGATGCGGTCAAGCGCATCGCCGCTACCGGCAAGGCCGCCGGCGTGTTCGTGAGCGAGCCCAAGCTGGCGCGGCATTATCTGGATTGCGGTGCCAGTTTCATCGCCGTCGGCGGTGATGTCACGCTGCTGCGCACGGCTGCCCTGAAACTGGCCGCTTCGTTCCGCGACCCGAAGGTCGATTCCGGCGGCACGTTGCCGTGA
- a CDS encoding HD domain-containing phosphohydrolase — protein MSNDAPDASREDENFRFLDEGVRTTSKGTPWKIVIADDDRDIHLTTRMVLKDFEFQGRGLEFLHAYDGDTACELIKANPDTAILLLDVVMERPDAGLTAVRRIRDELGNRMLRIILRTGQPGHAPEREVVLKYHINDYKSKLELTVDKLYTSLVSALRSFEDLQAIESHRVGLVKVLDAASNMDFRSQNLFVSGLLTQLGTLLGVSREDLLLLIRRRHEDGRDVVMAAVSGRNPVMGAKIEDLLDAEALHYLARVFSSGVPHVGEKHSMFLVPLPDLMDVAVYIGGTRRIDESELELMTVFCRKIVLAYQNFEFVEHARLDQYAEIALLATVTGRAPFLTIPYIASHGRLSRDIAQHMIEQGSLRTSYSRFPELIERAAMFADIGNDSLPSGVLEKPAELTPSEREIVRTHPERGHRLLQELHSTLAVGRVIGLAREIALTHHERFDGTGYPSGLRGRNIPVAGRIVAVANSYTAMTSNRPWRVGFTHEQALAMMQAESKAAFDPEVIDALVAVVDGFRQRKAG, from the coding sequence ATGAGCAATGACGCACCCGATGCAAGCCGGGAAGACGAGAATTTTCGCTTTCTCGACGAAGGCGTTCGCACCACAAGCAAAGGGACTCCCTGGAAGATAGTCATTGCCGACGACGATCGCGACATTCATCTGACGACCCGGATGGTGCTGAAGGATTTCGAGTTCCAGGGACGCGGGCTTGAATTCCTGCACGCCTATGACGGCGATACCGCCTGCGAACTCATCAAGGCGAACCCCGACACGGCCATCCTGCTGCTCGACGTGGTCATGGAACGCCCCGACGCCGGGCTGACCGCAGTGCGGCGCATCCGCGACGAACTTGGCAACCGCATGCTGCGCATCATCCTGCGTACCGGGCAGCCGGGGCATGCGCCCGAGCGGGAAGTGGTGTTGAAGTATCACATCAACGACTACAAATCCAAACTGGAACTCACCGTCGACAAGTTGTACACATCGCTGGTTTCCGCGTTGCGTTCATTCGAGGATTTGCAGGCCATCGAATCCCATCGCGTGGGGCTGGTCAAGGTGCTCGATGCCGCCAGCAACATGGATTTCCGTTCGCAGAACCTGTTCGTCAGCGGCTTGCTCACCCAGTTGGGCACGCTGCTTGGCGTGAGCAGGGAAGACCTGCTGCTGCTCATCCGGCGCCGGCATGAAGATGGGCGGGATGTGGTCATGGCGGCCGTGAGCGGCCGCAATCCGGTGATGGGCGCGAAGATCGAGGATCTGCTCGATGCGGAGGCGCTGCACTACCTTGCCCGGGTGTTTTCCAGCGGGGTGCCCCATGTCGGCGAGAAACACTCGATGTTTCTGGTGCCGCTGCCCGACCTGATGGATGTCGCGGTGTATATCGGCGGGACGCGGCGGATCGACGAATCCGAATTGGAACTGATGACTGTCTTTTGCAGGAAAATCGTCCTCGCCTACCAGAACTTCGAATTTGTCGAGCACGCGCGCCTCGACCAGTATGCCGAGATCGCCCTCCTGGCAACGGTGACCGGGCGCGCGCCGTTCCTGACCATCCCCTACATCGCCAGCCATGGCCGTCTGAGCCGGGATATCGCACAGCACATGATCGAACAGGGAAGCTTGCGGACGTCCTACAGCCGCTTTCCGGAACTGATCGAGCGGGCCGCGATGTTCGCTGACATCGGCAACGACAGCCTGCCTTCCGGCGTGCTGGAAAAGCCCGCCGAGCTCACGCCCTCCGAGCGTGAAATAGTGCGGACACACCCGGAACGCGGGCACCGCCTGTTGCAGGAGCTGCATTCGACGCTCGCGGTGGGCCGCGTGATCGGCCTGGCCCGTGAAATTGCACTGACCCATCACGAGCGTTTCGACGGCACCGGCTACCCGTCCGGCCTCAGGGGGCGGAACATCCCGGTCGCGGGGCGGATCGTCGCAGTGGCCAACAGCTACACGGCGATGACCTCCAATCGCCCCTGGCGCGTGGGCTTCACGCATGAACAGGCGCTTGCCATGATGCAGGCCGAATCCAAAGCCGCATTCGATCCCGAGGTCATCGACGCATTGGTTGCAGTGGTCGACGGGTTTCGGCAGCGAAAGGCGGGATGA
- a CDS encoding NAD-dependent succinate-semialdehyde dehydrogenase: MKNPELLRNACLINGEWLAATGATLDIRNPATGEAVGSVPGFGAAETRRAIDAAHAAFHPWRAKTAAERAKILRRWFELMMENQEDLARLMTQEQGKPLAEARGEIAYAASFIEWFAEEARRIYGDVIPSPLADRRLIVLKQPVGVCAAITPWNFPAAMITRKVAPALAAGCTMVVKPAEQTPLSALALAWLGQQAGLPPGVLNVVTGEPVAIGGELTSNPKVLKLSFTGSTEIGRLLMGQCAPTIKKMSLELGGNAPFIVFDDADLDAAVAGAMLSKYRNTGQTCVCTNRFLVQEGVHDAFAQRLAAAVAGLKVGYGLEEGVTQGPLIDGAGLAKVEELLADALAKGARVLCGGKRHAKGGTFFEPTVLAGATPAMRLAREEIFGPVAPIFSFKDEADAIRMANDTEFGLAAYFFSRDIARAWRVGEALDYGMVGINSGMISNEVAPFGGVKQSGLGREGSKYGIEEYLEIKYLAMAGL; encoded by the coding sequence ATGAAGAATCCCGAACTCCTGCGCAATGCCTGTCTCATCAATGGCGAATGGCTGGCGGCCACCGGTGCCACGCTCGACATCCGCAATCCGGCGACGGGCGAAGCGGTCGGTTCCGTGCCCGGCTTCGGCGCCGCCGAGACGCGCCGCGCCATCGACGCGGCGCACGCGGCCTTCCATCCGTGGCGGGCGAAGACGGCGGCGGAGCGGGCGAAGATCCTGCGGCGCTGGTTCGAACTGATGATGGAGAACCAGGAAGACCTGGCGCGGCTGATGACGCAGGAGCAGGGCAAGCCGTTGGCCGAGGCGCGCGGCGAGATCGCCTATGCGGCTTCCTTCATTGAGTGGTTTGCCGAGGAAGCGCGGCGCATCTACGGCGACGTGATTCCCTCGCCGCTGGCGGATCGCCGGCTGATCGTGCTGAAGCAGCCGGTCGGTGTTTGCGCCGCGATCACGCCGTGGAATTTTCCGGCGGCGATGATCACGCGCAAGGTCGCCCCGGCACTGGCCGCCGGCTGCACCATGGTGGTCAAGCCGGCCGAGCAGACACCGCTTTCCGCGCTGGCACTGGCCTGGCTGGGCCAGCAGGCGGGTCTGCCGCCCGGCGTGCTCAACGTGGTGACCGGCGAACCGGTCGCCATCGGCGGCGAGCTCACCTCGAATCCGAAAGTGCTGAAGCTGTCCTTCACCGGTTCCACCGAAATCGGCCGCTTGCTGATGGGCCAGTGTGCGCCGACCATCAAGAAGATGTCGCTGGAGCTCGGCGGCAACGCGCCCTTCATCGTTTTCGACGACGCCGACCTCGATGCGGCGGTGGCCGGCGCCATGCTGTCCAAGTACCGCAACACGGGGCAGACCTGCGTCTGCACCAACCGCTTCCTGGTGCAGGAGGGCGTGCATGACGCCTTCGCGCAGAGGCTCGCCGCCGCCGTGGCCGGCTTGAAGGTCGGCTACGGCCTGGAGGAGGGGGTGACGCAAGGGCCGCTGATCGACGGCGCGGGGCTGGCCAAGGTCGAGGAACTGCTGGCCGATGCGCTGGCAAAGGGCGCGCGCGTCCTGTGTGGCGGCAAGCGCCACGCGAAGGGCGGCACCTTCTTCGAGCCGACGGTGCTGGCCGGCGCGACGCCGGCGATGCGCCTGGCGCGGGAGGAAATCTTCGGCCCCGTGGCGCCGATATTCAGCTTCAAGGATGAAGCTGATGCCATTCGCATGGCCAACGATACCGAGTTCGGCCTTGCCGCCTATTTCTTCAGCCGCGACATCGCGCGCGCCTGGCGTGTCGGCGAGGCGCTCGACTACGGCATGGTCGGCATCAACTCGGGGATGATTTCCAACGAGGTTGCGCCCTTCGGCGGCGTCAAGCAGTCGGGGCTGGGGCGCGAAGGCTCGAAATACGGCATCGAGGAATATCTGGAGATCAAGTATCTCGCGATGGCCGGCCTCTGA
- a CDS encoding bactofilin family protein — MNRLSGNNRNERHSQSRTDAIIGADMRVEGNITFTGVLHIQGEVLGNVSCDADSSGTLVVGKSGNVTGTITAPHIVVSGSISGPVHSSESIEIQQGAYIAGDATYKTIDIHPGGVIEGSLIPGVATAREPAESEHGMQYPEPRPTMTFDSPVAAPASSRFEGRRLMGGAVAVLVAVAVLVLLKREAAPPAADLAVKTDSSLPGAPAVQPAPAASVAPPESPKTLAEESTPAPGTNTDTRNLVQASPAETLEANPGNVMLVQGVNPAKPAGVILLISRESAVLFKKKRQDSGEGTRIDTSQGATESIAIARNEVLRVASGQELQIFYQGRKVAPKIIASGAWMSFVPQPASGEGDKK, encoded by the coding sequence GTGAATCGCTTGTCCGGAAATAACAGGAACGAAAGACATTCGCAGAGTCGCACCGATGCAATCATCGGTGCCGACATGCGCGTCGAAGGCAATATCACCTTTACCGGCGTCCTGCACATCCAGGGCGAAGTCCTCGGCAACGTTTCCTGCGACGCCGATTCCAGCGGAACGCTGGTCGTGGGCAAGTCGGGCAATGTCACCGGCACCATCACCGCCCCGCACATCGTCGTCAGCGGCAGCATTTCCGGCCCGGTGCATTCGTCGGAATCCATCGAAATCCAGCAGGGTGCCTATATCGCGGGCGATGCCACCTACAAGACCATCGATATCCATCCCGGTGGCGTCATCGAAGGATCGCTGATTCCAGGGGTTGCAACAGCCAGGGAGCCGGCCGAGTCGGAACACGGCATGCAGTATCCGGAACCCCGGCCGACCATGACATTCGACAGCCCCGTTGCAGCCCCAGCCAGCAGTCGGTTTGAGGGGCGGCGCCTGATGGGCGGAGCAGTCGCGGTGCTGGTCGCCGTGGCCGTGCTTGTGTTGCTGAAACGGGAAGCTGCGCCACCCGCAGCGGATCTTGCCGTCAAGACCGATTCAAGCCTGCCGGGCGCCCCGGCAGTGCAACCCGCGCCGGCGGCAAGCGTCGCGCCACCGGAAAGCCCGAAAACCCTTGCGGAAGAATCCACTCCCGCACCTGGCACGAACACGGACACCCGGAACCTTGTACAGGCATCCCCTGCCGAAACCCTCGAAGCGAATCCGGGGAATGTGATGCTGGTGCAAGGCGTCAATCCGGCCAAGCCGGCGGGCGTCATTTTGCTGATCAGCCGCGAGTCGGCGGTCCTGTTCAAAAAGAAGCGGCAGGATTCCGGCGAGGGCACGCGCATCGACACCTCCCAGGGCGCGACGGAAAGCATTGCGATTGCCCGCAACGAAGTTCTTCGGGTCGCCAGCGGCCAGGAACTCCAGATTTTCTACCAGGGCCGCAAGGTGGCACCGAAGATCATTGCCAGCGGCGCCTGGATGAGCTTCGTCCCGCAGCCGGCCAGCGGGGAAGGCGACAAGAAGTAG
- the queF gene encoding preQ(1) synthase, giving the protein MPKPAIPTRAKSLETFANPASHRDYQIHMEIPEFTCLCPKTGQPDFAVLTLDYIADRLCVELKSLKLYIWSFREEGHFHEDVTNRILDDLVKATRPRFMRLTARFYVRGGIFTNVVAEHRKKGWKPAAKVELAEFPAQSNTRG; this is encoded by the coding sequence ATGCCAAAGCCAGCCATCCCGACCCGCGCCAAGTCGCTGGAAACCTTCGCCAACCCGGCGTCGCACCGGGATTACCAGATCCACATGGAAATCCCCGAATTCACCTGCCTCTGCCCCAAGACCGGGCAGCCGGACTTTGCCGTGCTGACGCTCGACTACATCGCCGACAGGCTTTGCGTCGAACTGAAAAGCCTCAAGCTCTACATCTGGAGCTTCCGCGAAGAAGGACATTTCCACGAGGACGTCACCAATCGCATCCTCGACGACCTGGTCAAGGCCACCCGACCGCGCTTCATGCGCCTCACGGCGCGCTTCTACGTGCGTGGCGGGATTTTCACCAACGTGGTGGCGGAACACCGCAAGAAGGGCTGGAAGCCGGCGGCAAAGGTCGAACTGGCGGAATTTCCGGCGCAGTCGAACACGCGCGGCTGA